The Metarhizium brunneum chromosome 5, complete sequence sequence TCTCCGTATTCGTAACGCCGTTTGTCAGGAATCTTGTCTCGCAAGTCTCTTGGAACAGCAGACACTCTAAACATGACAAACCATGTGTGGTACGACGTTGTTAGCGCCCTACAAGGCTAGCCTGTATTGCGTTTTGAACATATCATTTCGCCGTACACATACTCCGTTTGAATCACTTTCAAGAGCCGACATCTATAACTAGCTAATCACCATCTGTATCTGTCAGGCACTCTGCAAATAATAATGCATGCGAAAAGTCATTCTGAGATAATACCATACATGCCACTTCGGTTTGCCAagtttcaaaaaaaaaacaataaCCTTGTCGCAGCCACCTGCATTAAGAAATCCCCTTTCTCGACAACACATGATTCGTAGTTTCATATGAATAAACCAGTTTAACCGTATCTGTCAAGGGTTACCAAGGTGAACACAACAGGCTTTTATGGGTCGATCATATTGATTGACGAAGCAAAAGCTAAATCCCTTTTGTCAACGAACACTACCTCCTGCTCCATGGCAAGTATCCTTTCAATTTCTGGAACACTTCccttgccctccttggccAATTACCTCCCTCCACCACGCCAGCACCAAGCTGGGCGACGCTCTGGTGCCGATGAATCGGCGAATCGCTTCCCCACGGAAAGTTTGGATTGCTGGGCAAGCTTGTTTCTGACTGCGGTCCTATCCCATCCGTGGGTCGAGGATGGTTCGAAATTCCCGGTCTTGGAGAATCTTCACCGCTTCTCACCAAAGTTGAAAATGTGGTGGGTGCAGGGTCGGGATCTATCTGTCCGTTAGCGAGGTCCCAGTTTGGGGCGAAAATTGAATAATCAGGCCCTTACTTGATATTATATTGGACAAAGATGTTATTCCGGGGTCATTGGAGTTTGGTAGAGAAAGGCACCGAGTTACTGTCGCTGTGCCATTATCAAAGGTGGCACAACTGGCCGACGTGCTACTGACGTCAAGGCTAGACGATCCATTGACCATTGTGTCGGTGCAGATTGGCACTAACGTCACCGTCGTAACTTCAACACCAGAGTGATCGGTGTATGTAGCCGACGGCACAATCTCTGTTTCGGTCGTGTTTGGATACAGAATTGTGCTCTTAACTACCGAAGGCACTCCAGGTTGACCCGATTCTGTTCCAGTAAAGGATGATGTATTTGTCGGCCAGAGTGTGATCTCACTTGGACTTAAAGTCTCAGATTGACTAGAAATGAATACACTATCGCTTAGCCTATTCGTTGTAAGGTTCACACCCTGCGTCCTACTCGATGAAAGTACTGTTGACCCAGTGGTAACGGTAATTTGTTTGGGCGACTCTGTGGTTGCGTCCGGATCACCAGAGCTTGTTGGAGCTGGCAATCCAGTAGTTGAGTTGGTCCATCTAGGCGTGCTTGTGGAACTTGAGCCGCCTGAACTGGTTACAAGGGGGCCGGTGAGTGTAGAAAGCGAAGACGAAGCGCCCGTGAAGACGGATGTGCCAGAATTACCGGTCCCTCGAATAGTAGTGGCTCGCATGCTGCTAGATTGCTCACTTTGGCTAACCGTGGCGGTCGAGTTTGGTGGCACTCTAATTGTTGACGTCAACTTCCTAGTCAACGTCCTAGTGGAGGTTGCGTTCATGGTGTCCGTGGAGCTGATCCTGTGAAACCCAGAGGACGATGCAAGTGCGGATGAGTAAATGAGAGATGTAGAGTGTATTGTGTTGCTGTGTAGAGTTTGTTTAAGAGAAGTGGAATTTGATGGAATTGGAAATGGTGGCAACGTCTTTGTTGTCACATTAGAACCTGGATTGGTAGAAAGCAGAATTGAGCTTGGCTGATAGGTGAAACGAGTTCTTGAAGAGGTGATTCGAGGTCCGGACGTAGTAATCGAGTTACTATCCGTAGAGTTATGTTCAGTAGGATGCGAAGGAAGGCTACTCCAAGCTATGCTAGTGATAGTTCTCGTCTGACCAACTGTTGTTGTCCACGGGCTGTGATGACTGATATTGGAGGAAGTAGAAGTGGTATTTTGAAACGGGGGATTTGTAGATCTCAGAGTAATCGTCTTTGTGGCCCAGGATGAGGTCTCTCCTGATACTTTCGTCGATTGTTGCGACCTGATAGAGGAAACCACGGTACCCAAGGCAGAGGAACTCATCCATGCGGAACCGGAGCTTCTATTGAGCGAGATGGTTGAATTGGATGGCACTGGAAATGGAGGACTTGGAGAACCCCTGGAAATAGTGACACTAGATCCTCCATGGGAAAAAAGACTAGTCTCTGTTGGACGGGGAATAGTGACTGAAAGAGAGACAGTCGCGGTTGTAATACCTGTGACTAACGAGACgctgcctggccttgatGAAACGGATCCTGGCAGAGAGGAGCCTTGTGTGGCAACAGACGAAACAACCGTAGAACTACCAGTTGTACTATTAGACCATGTGGAGGAAAAGTACGATTTGGTTCTTGGAACGCTATCAGTTTCTGTGGTTGACGATATCGAAGAGCTAACAGAGCCCGAACTGGCCCTGTGGCTGCTCGTATGGATTTCTTCAGGACGAGTACTTCCAAATGATGCCGATTCAAGGACGGTGGTCACAATTTCTTGAGAAGAAACGATGATCGTTCTTGTGATGAGCGATATTGGAGGCAACAGTGTTCCTTTGGACAACGAAGTCCATGATGAAGTTGATACGCCCCACGATGCGTTGATATTGCCACTTTGAGTGCTTGTAACTATCTGAGTGACTGTGGCGATGGAATTAGATGTTTCTGGAGTGGCAGAGTTTTCGTTTGTAGAACTCAAAGTTGCGGTAATAGGCAAATTTGAACTCTCAAATGACGCTGCGGAAGAGACTACTGAGTTGGTCACTGTCACCTTCCGAGTCACTGTTGCGGTTCCGAGGCTAGACGCCCCTTCAGCGTTCGAGGTCAAGGTATTGGTCTTTATGGCTGTGTCTGATGTCAACGTAGCTGTGACAGCAGAGGTGTGACTCGAGAGGGAACTTGGGCTGGTCACGGATTCGGAGTTAGTTGCTCCGTCTTCGGTAGAAGACGAATGCTCCCGTTCTGTGGAACTGGAAGAAGTCGAAGCCCCTGTCACCCCCAACGCCGAGCTTCTCACCCAGGAGTCTGATTCTGTCGATAATAATGTCGACTCAGATGCCGACCCAGACGTCGACCCAGACTTGGTGCCTGCTGACCTGGTTACAGTTGAAGCGTAGGTCAATGTGGTGTATTTGTCACTTGTCGATGGAGGCTGGTTGGTGACGGTCAGAGCTTCTGTGCTGATGGTAGTCACCGAAGTCAAAACTTTGAATTCCCGTATTGTTAGCATCATGTTTTGTTTTGCCCTTTATGGAACACTCACAAGTAGAAGAACCCGAGCTGATGATCCAAGTTGCGGTCGAAATTGAAGTCTCGTACTGGTATGGAGGCGGATATCCGTAACCATAGCTCGGTGGCCCATAATCCGGAGGTGAATCGCGAGGGCCAACACCAGAGAGATGGCCAGGTTCAGGACGGGTTCCGTATTCAAAAGGATTGCCAAACGCCTGAGTGAAGGAAACTAGAAAACTTAGGATGAGGGCAGGGCCAAAGGCCACGAGCATCATTGGCAGCTTCATTGagcagacggcgagggcaGGGAATGCTGTTTTACTAGAATGTAAGTTGCCAATGCCGTAGAAATCCCAGCTATTTAGGGACAAAAAGGAGGGTCTGAATATCCAGGATTCTCAAGAAATTAAAGAGTGTATACAGGACAGGTGAGTGCCAAGAAAGGTTCAACGAAAGAATAGGATCAATTtcgaaagaaagaaagaaagacgcGGTGTCTCCAAACCGTCTCGATATCTCAAGGGCTGAGGCTCGAAAGGCTTGCGGATACAGGAGAAACCAAGGGTTGATAACAAAAAATGGTAGGGCCGGGGCGCGAGAGGTGAAGATAACAAACTTGGACAAACGTGACGGCAGAGCCTTTTCATTAATGTCAAGTGTCGGCTTCACGCGAATCGTTTATGACAGCTGGCAGAGTCGTTTACGGCAGGCACGACTGGGTCCTGGCTGACCTCATAGACACAGAGCATAACAGCTGTCAATGGACTGATAAACAAGTTTCCCATTCTTATTGGAATCACATCTGGACACATAATTTATGGACAAAACCCTGGCTCACGTCCTGTGCGTGCGCCTGCAGTTGCTACTATGGGTGAGTTTGACGCATCTGGAGCAACATCGATTGTGGGACAAAACCATAGGCGACGTGCTTCTACGTGTCGAAGCAAACTCTTGATCGAAGGAAGCCGCCCCTTTTGACCATTTCAGCTCTGGGCTGCAGCGTATTACCGAATATCGACCATGTCAGCATTTGTTGCTCGACGTGCCTGTTGCACAATACAGCTCCTGTGCGACTCAATTACTTCTACGGTTACCTGTGGAGTGTCTAAAgacctaggtaggtaggtgtTTTGATTGCTTGCTGAAGAAAAATCACTCTTAGAGACAACGGGGTATGCCTGCCGTTATTGATACACATCCGTTGCTCATTGGCGGGACCTATCAAAGTGGAAATGAGTCGTGAAACGGTTCATAGCAGTTCGCCATCGACGAGTACGCAGGCAGCCGTGGAACGGTGGCACAATCGATGATGTACCTGCAAACCATGCGCGGTCGAATCTACCCGTCGGTGTTCGCTTCGCTAGTTTCACAACATCTCCTATTCCTAAGCCCCGGCCATCATATCAAACGGTTTTCTAAGAATGGCGAGCCGGTCCAAAACGATGGGGTCGAGTTTGGTAAAACCGTCAATGTGAAAGGGTTTTGAATACATAGCCCTGGCGACTTGTGGTCAAACAAGTTGACCACCAATAAAAGTTGGGTCTCAGCGTCGTCGCGAATGGTGGCACCACAAGTTATCAGATGCCACAGCCGAGTATCTGTTCAAACTGACACAGCCTGGATGCTATACTCGAGTTGAGTTCTTTGCGCCATAGATCTTTGTTGAATATCTATTTCTACGACCTGAACCACGATACTCACGACCGTGGACCCCAGTGGCAAAATtcgtccatctccaacaaACGAGCTAGCAGCTGCAAAGGGGGAGCTTGCCCTGCGTTATGGACTATCACAAGCAACAGTGGCAAGTCTTGCTAATTCGACACCATGGATCAATCTACACTGTCGCACATCTCGGCTATTGGAGCTTCTTTGCCGCCTCTCGAAGAGTCGGTGCCGTTTCATCCGTCATGTTTGTGTTTAGTTCCTCGATATCTGCGGCCCACAATGCGGCCCCGACTGGTACCTGTTAGCGCCAACGATGCATTAGAATGACTGTGGAATAGCATTACCGGTATTGGTGTaagtgaagaagatgttGGCAACGGGTACCATTTCCAGTAGAGTGGCCACGAAGCCGAATCTGGTGGTAATTGTATTAGAAGCTGGACTTGAGTTTCGTGGACGATGAGGTAATTTACTCACGCTGTGTAGGCGCCGGTATGTTTCTCTAACCAATCGCGCCGTTGAGAGGCCGACCAGTTCTTCAGCTGAAAGTACTGTTTCATGATGAGCCGAGACGACCGAAAAAAACAAGACACACAGACAAACTTACGCGGCCATGAACTAGGGTCCCCCTGGTTCGAGCTACACAAGTTGTTAGCCTGGAACTCTTATCCCCGGCAACGCGGTGCCATACCTTGAAGAAAGAGAAACATAGCTGTGCCGACCACAGGGATGAAATTGAGAGGCAAATACATAATGTATCGAATGATAGCCGTCGGACTAAATTTCGTAAATGGGCTTTTCAAAGTTTTCCCCAGCCTTTTCATGGGGTCACTTCCGGACTTGACCTCGCGGCCCTCACGGACCATGTTGATGGCATTTCTGGAGATGAGGGTGCCATCAAAGGTGTCGAGAATTGACTGTTGCAGGATCCAGTTCCTCGAAATCATGTTTGTGATGGTCGAGCTTTCGTTCAATACAAGCAGGACTGTCGAAAAGACGGCCAGGGGACCACTGGTGAAGACAAGCACAGCAAGCTGTGGGAGGTAGGTAAAGGCAAACATGCCGCCGATTACACCCGCAGATAGGCTGAGATACGAGCCAATCTTGGAAGTGAACGGCTGCCAGAGGGATTTATGCGAAAGGAAGTAAAAGACCCCCTGGGGAAAGATTAGCCATGATGTGTTGCCACAAAGGTAGACTCGGTAGACGGTCGTACCTTGATCGGATATAGATAGGCCTTGCTCTTGAGCGCTTGATATGCTACCCCCTTGGCTTTGTTTAGATCCTCCTTACTAGGACCGGTAAGTCGGCGAACTTTTATGAAGGGCGTGAAACAGCTTACAGAATTCCCTGAGCCTTCTCGTTGACGGAGTTGGCAACACGGCTGCTTCTGGACTTGCCACTCTTGGAGTTGTCTGCCATTGTTTTTTTTGCCACAGCTTATTCTAGCACAGCACTAAAGAGAGTACAGTGAGTGAATGATGAGAGTGTAGCCACGTAGCGAAGGCGATCTAAGCAAATAGCGGAGCGTTGGTAGTTTGGCGTTGAAGTGTCGTGGTGTTTGCACCGGCAATGCGTCTTGTAGTAAGTAGTCTTGTAGTAGTCGTAACGCACATGTGCATTGTGAGCTCATCGAGTCGACGTCTATGTCGTCATACTGGGTTGCGTCGGTGCACCCAAAAAACAGGGACAGCCCTCTTCGGACTAGTGCCATCAGCTAGAGTCATTCCCTACTAGGTAAGTACCTCGGTAGGTAGCCATCAGTCGCCTCGTCCACGTCGCGTTTGTGATTTTCACAAGAAGATTGCGATTGTAGCTGATGCACAATTCATGTCAATTGACAATGGTCGAATTCCGGGGTAAGCAGATAAGCGAACATGGCCCCATGTTGTTCTTACATACCCGCCCGGGTCCGATGTCCCGGGGGACTCGAGGACGCCGCAGCTGTTCAACCGCAGGCATGTACTCTACGCTTACAAACTTTCTATTCCAACTAGCCGTGGACAAAACTAGGTCTGGGAAACACAGCGATTCAACATTACTTTGACTACAGCGCCTCGCAATATACGTCGATGGTGAGCGCAGACATTGGTGAACAGTTGTCAGTTTCGTGGCTCCCCCACACTTGACAGCTTACATGTCTTCTTCAGGGTTTGAGGGGGGACGAGTTGAGGGGAAAGCCAGCCATGGTCCGGATGGAGGACACCTTGTGGCGTTGATATACACCACTGTATAAGCAGCGCTCAATCGAGAATGAGGacgagagagaaaaaaacaacaGATTTCATCCCTTCGCCACGCCTGGTTGAATTCGCCGCGCCTTTTGCAGGACATTTCTCATCATGGCGCAGAGACATCTCCCTAATACGATGCCCCTACGGCCGCTGACGGCAGACACAACAGCCCTCCTCAGGCAGAGTCTAGAGGATATCGTGCAGCAAAACCCCCCTCTGGACGAGCACCAGGACAGCCTCTCCGGTCTCCTGTCCGGACACACCGCCCTGGCGTACCTGTTTCTCCGGACGGCCCAGGAACACGCCGGCCTGCAGGTCCGCGGCCACGGGTGCAAGTACTGGGCGGAGCAGTACATGGCGGGCGACCGCGGCGCGCAGGAGATACAAGACAGGAACTGCGGCCTCGCGTGCGAGAAGCTGGCCTTTGAGGCCGTACGGGCCTGCGTCACCGGCAGCGAAGGGGACGTGGCCGCGTTCCTCGACAACATCCCCGGGCTGGCGGCGCGCGAGAAGGCGTTCCCCAGCGAGATGCTGTACGGGCGTGCCGCGGTGCTGTACATGCTTCGCATGGTGAGGCGATTCGTCCCGAGCAGCGCGGGCCCCgtggacgaggccgtcggcaGGATCTGCCAGAGGATTCTGGACA is a genomic window containing:
- the RRT8 gene encoding Outer spore wall protein RRT8, which codes for MADNSKSGKSRSSRVANSVNEKAQGILKEDLNKAKGVAYQALKSKAYLYPIKGVFYFLSHKSLWQPFTSKIGSYLSLSAGVIGGMFAFTYLPQLAVLVFTSGPLAVFSTVLLVLNESSTITNMISRNWILQQSILDTFDGTLISRNAINMVREGREVKSGSDPMKRLGKTLKSPFTKFSPTAIIRYIMYLPLNFIPVVGTAMFLFLQARTRGTLVHGRYFQLKNWSASQRRDWLEKHTGAYTAFGFVATLLEMVPVANIFFTYTNTVGAALWAADIEELNTNMTDETAPTLREAAKKLQ